Within the Halorhabdus rudnickae genome, the region AGTTCCCGCATCGCGGCGTCGACGAAGGGAACGCCGGTCTGCCCGTCCTGCCAGCGCCCGAAGTCCGTCTCGTCACGACACCATTGCAAGTCCGTCCGCTCACGAATGCCGCCCGGTGTGAAGAATTGCCCGCCGTACTTGGCGAACTGAAACTGGAAGAAGTCCCGCCAGCGCAACTCGAAGTTGAGCCAGTAGGTCGAGTCGTTGCTGACACGTTCGCGTTCGTACGCTTGGACGGCCTGGTAGACCTCACGGGGTGACAGGCAGCCGACGTTCAACCACGGCGAAAATTTCGAGGAATAATCCCGGCCGATGAGGCCGTTGCGAGTCTGCTTGTATTCCCGAAGCGAATCCGTCTCCCAGATGTACTCTTCCACACGTTGCTGGCCAGCCGTTTCGCCACCCTCGAAATCCAGGGCCATCCGGTCGTCGTCGGGCACCTCGCCGACCACATCGAGAGAATCGAGATCGGGGATCGTGCCTATTTCGGGCACGTTGTCCGGGAGCGGCGGAACCTCTGGAACCCCGATCGGATCGCGGACGCGGCTCTCGGCTTCGACTTCGTTTCGCCAGGGCGTAAACGTGTCCGGAATCTCGTCGGGTGGTGTGGGAAGGTCATCGACGTGATGAAGCGTGTGCGTCCAGTGAGGCTCGAGGGTGATGTCGTCCGGCAGCACCGATCGGACCTGCTGTTCGTGCGTTCGCTCGTCCGGGATCGGGAGCGTCTGGTAGTGCAGGCTGTCGGCCCCAACGTGGTCGAGAATGGCAGACAGTACCTCGTCCGGACGGCCGTGACGGACGAGTAGGTCCCTGCCTGCATCCCGGAGACGTTCGCGCAGATCAGTCACTGACTCGCGTTCGAACTGTGCACGGCCGGCTCCGAGACCCGGGTATTCAAAGGATGCGTTCCCGCCGAACGCCCGCGGCCCGTACCGGCGCGGGTCGAAACAGTAGACGGGGACGACGCGATCGGTCCCACAGGCAGCCGCGAGCGTCGGATTGTCTCGCGTGCGGAGGTCACGACGGAACCAGGCGATGGCCGTCTCTGGCATAGGAGAGCCTGGGGCTGTATCCACTTGGACAACAGGGTCGTCCGGACGGTTCGCCAGCAACACTTGAGCGCGCCGACACGACTATGCGGACAGATACCGAGACACATGTATGGCGATCGCGCGTCACCGGTCCGGCACCGTTCCGGCGGCCCGAGCGCTGGCGTCGCAGGTTCATCCGGTGTTTATGCTGCCTCCGGTGGCCGTCTCGCTGACTGGATCGCTGCTGGCTGCCCGGGAAACGGGTGCGTTCACGCCGACCGTTGCCGCGTTGCACGCAGCGGCGATCTTCGCCGCCGTCTACACCGCTCACGTCAAAGACGGCTACGTCGACTTCTTCGTCCGCGGCGAGGACGACGACCACCCGCTGTCTGTCGGGGGCTGTCGGCTCGCGCTGCTTGTGGCCGGAGTCGTTTTCGTGTCAGCGCTGGCGGGCGTGTGGCTGACCGCAGGTACAGGCGCCGCCGCGCTGACCGCGCCGACGTGGGCGCTTGGATACTTCCACGCCCCACAACTGGATACCAATCCTGTATCCGCAACCGGCGGGTACCCGGTCGGAATCGCGCTGGCGCTTGTGGGGGCGTTCGTCGCTGGTCACGGCTCGCTGACGCCGACGGCCCTCGGTCTGGCGGCGGTATTGCTTGCGGTCCTGCTAGGGATCAAAGTGATCGACGACGCTCAGGACCTCGCTTACGACCGGTCGATAAACAAGCGGACGGTCGCCGTCGTACTCGGGCCGCGACGTGCCCGTCGTCTAGCTGAGGGGGTGCTCGTGGCCGGCCTCGCCGGTGTTGGCGTCTTGGCCGCCGTCGGAATATTCCCGACGGGAACGATACTCGCTGTGTTCGCGTTCGGCGCGGTGGCGGCCATCGCCCATCGAGCCGAGCCGCGACTGGCGACGATGTTGCTCGTCCGCGGAGCGTACGTGTTCCTCGCGCTCTTGCTGGTCG harbors:
- a CDS encoding lycopene cyclase domain-containing protein; the protein is MAIARHRSGTVPAARALASQVHPVFMLPPVAVSLTGSLLAARETGAFTPTVAALHAAAIFAAVYTAHVKDGYVDFFVRGEDDDHPLSVGGCRLALLVAGVVFVSALAGVWLTAGTGAAALTAPTWALGYFHAPQLDTNPVSATGGYPVGIALALVGAFVAGHGSLTPTALGLAAVLLAVLLGIKVIDDAQDLAYDRSINKRTVAVVLGPRRARRLAEGVLVAGLAGVGVLAAVGIFPTGTILAVFAFGAVAAIAHRAEPRLATMLLVRGAYVFLALLLVALWYRPFTGPLIVDIGVLGPYTYLATEVVFGALALALLWRAEAITSAARTIAVLYPLAYVWDWYTLQVGVFAIELRTGIDLLAIPIEEHLFMIVVPALVLGIHETFRVDDM
- a CDS encoding DASH family cryptochrome, whose product is MPETAIAWFRRDLRTRDNPTLAAACGTDRVVPVYCFDPRRYGPRAFGGNASFEYPGLGAGRAQFERESVTDLRERLRDAGRDLLVRHGRPDEVLSAILDHVGADSLHYQTLPIPDERTHEQQVRSVLPDDITLEPHWTHTLHHVDDLPTPPDEIPDTFTPWRNEVEAESRVRDPIGVPEVPPLPDNVPEIGTIPDLDSLDVVGEVPDDDRMALDFEGGETAGQQRVEEYIWETDSLREYKQTRNGLIGRDYSSKFSPWLNVGCLSPREVYQAVQAYERERVSNDSTYWLNFELRWRDFFQFQFAKYGGQFFTPGGIRERTDLQWCRDETDFGRWQDGQTGVPFVDAAMRELAATGYVSNRARQNAASFLVHDLGIDWRWGAAHYEQHLLDYDPASNYGNWAYIAKVGNDSREGGFDVLSQAERYDPGAEYIRRWCPELDGVIVEYAREPWRMDEHEQRERGVVLGEEYPEPIVDPERL